Proteins from a single region of Cygnus atratus isolate AKBS03 ecotype Queensland, Australia unplaced genomic scaffold, CAtr_DNAZoo_HiC_assembly HiC_scaffold_40, whole genome shotgun sequence:
- the LOC118261410 gene encoding cytochrome c oxidase subunit 6B1, which translates to MAEDIRAKLDRYKTAPFDSRFPNQNQTRNCWQNYLDFHRCEKAMAAKGADATPCQWYYRVYKSICPTSWVTTWDEYREEGTFPGKI; encoded by the exons ATGGCGGAGGACATCCGGGCCAAGCTCGACCGCTACAAGACGGCGCCCTTCGACAGCCGCTTCCCCAACCAGAACCAGACCAGGAACTGCTGGCAGAACTACCTGG atttCCACCGCTGCGAGAAGGCGATGGCGGCCAAGGGGGCGGACGCCACCCCCTGCCAGTGGTACTACCGCGTCTACAAGTCCATCTGCCCCACCTCCTGG GTGACAACGTGGGACGAGTACCGCGAGGAGGGGACCTTCCCCGGCAAGATCTGA